The sequence TATGCGAGTATACCCAGACCGGTTAATGAAACAATAACGTTGGTGGCGGTTCTGGCTATTCAGGCTGAACCCGCCATTTACCCCTTTCCGGCGCCTTGGCGCGCTAGGCTAGCGCACCGATGTTCGTCTCCCTGCCCGCCCGCAAGAAGTCTGCCGTCCGCTGGGCCACGCCCCTGCTGTTCGCGGCGCTGTGGGCGGCCTTCCTGTGGTCGATCTCGCGCCCGGGCGACGCCCGCCGCAGCCTGTGGATGGACTGGGGTGCCCTGTCCACCGGGCTGACCCGGCCGCTGGACTGGTGGGCGACGTTCGAGGACGGCAGCGTGCTGCGGCTGTTCACCGCGCTGTTCCTGCACGCGGACTGGTCGCACCTGCTGGGCAACCTGGTGTTCCTGCTGATCTTCGGCCTGCCCGCCGAGCGGGTGCTGGGGCCGTGGCGGCTGATCCTGCTGTTCCTGGTGGGCGGGGCGATCTCCAACCTCACCGCGATCTACACGATGGGCAGCCCCGACCAGATCATCATCGGCGCCAGCGGCGCGGTGTCGGCGCTGATCGGCGCCTACCTGGCGCTGTTCCCCGGCGCCCGGCTGGGCGTGGTGATCCCGCTGGGCCTGTTCCTGGAATTCGTGCGCGCCCCGGCCTACCTGCTGATCGGGGTGTGGGCCGGGCTGCAGGTGGTGTTCGCCTACATCGGCCCGAGCTTCGGCATGGTGGCCTGGTGGGCGCACATCGCCGGCTTCGTGTTCGGCCTGGCCTACGGGGTGTACGTGCGCGCCGCCATCGCCCGGAGGCTGCGCAAGCGCCACGGGTTTTGAAGGACGTCTTGCCCCGTCAGGGAGAACGCCGGTAGGGTCGCATCCCAATCGACCGCCGATGACGGTGA is a genomic window of Stenotrophomonas bentonitica containing:
- a CDS encoding rhomboid family intramembrane serine protease, producing the protein MFVSLPARKKSAVRWATPLLFAALWAAFLWSISRPGDARRSLWMDWGALSTGLTRPLDWWATFEDGSVLRLFTALFLHADWSHLLGNLVFLLIFGLPAERVLGPWRLILLFLVGGAISNLTAIYTMGSPDQIIIGASGAVSALIGAYLALFPGARLGVVIPLGLFLEFVRAPAYLLIGVWAGLQVVFAYIGPSFGMVAWWAHIAGFVFGLAYGVYVRAAIARRLRKRHGF